The following proteins come from a genomic window of Deltaproteobacteria bacterium:
- a CDS encoding ATP-binding cassette domain-containing protein produces the protein MIQLHNVSKTYLPDNAGVKDITFQVEAGEFLFLCGPSGAGKSTLLRLLFRSEQASEGQILVNGRNITRLKGPGLAAYRRKLGLVFQDFKLIPHMTALENVSLAADVVGVSWRQSRRRAFRLLSELGLKDKYGVLPPALSGGEQQRVAIARALVNEPEIVLADEPTGNLDPERAAESLRLFARINEEGTTVLIATHDPRLLRSFDGRVLLMHQGRLLRRADLEPAASAP, from the coding sequence ATGATTCAGCTCCACAACGTGTCCAAGACGTATCTGCCGGATAACGCGGGAGTGAAGGACATCACGTTCCAGGTGGAGGCGGGCGAGTTCCTGTTCCTGTGCGGTCCCAGCGGCGCCGGAAAGTCCACGCTGCTGCGGTTGCTGTTCCGTTCCGAGCAGGCCTCCGAGGGCCAGATTCTCGTCAACGGACGCAACATCACGCGCCTGAAGGGGCCGGGACTGGCGGCTTACCGCAGGAAGCTGGGACTCGTTTTCCAGGACTTCAAGCTCATCCCGCACATGACCGCGCTGGAGAACGTCTCGCTGGCGGCGGACGTTGTCGGCGTTTCCTGGCGCCAGAGCCGGCGCCGGGCCTTCCGGCTGCTCTCCGAGCTCGGGCTGAAGGACAAGTACGGCGTGTTGCCGCCGGCCCTGTCGGGCGGCGAACAGCAGCGGGTGGCGATTGCGCGCGCCCTGGTGAACGAGCCCGAGATCGTGCTGGCGGACGAGCCCACCGGGAACCTGGACCCCGAGAGGGCGGCGGAGAGCCTGCGGCTTTTCGCGCGCATCAACGAGGAAGGCACCACCGTGCTCATCGCCACCCATGACCCGCGTCTGTTGCGCAGCTTCGACGGCCGCGTCCTGCTGATGCACCAGGGCCGGCTGCTGCGGCGCGCGGACCTGGAACCGGCGGCCTCCGCGCCATGA